CTTTTTTACTAAATTTGAACCATGCTAAAAGCCACTGGAATAAGAAAATCGTACGGAAATCTGCAAATTTTAAAAGGCGTAAATTTTGAAGTGCAAAAAGGAGAGATTGTAAGCATTATTGGCCCATCTGGTGCAGGTAAAAGTACTTTGTTGCATATTTTAGGGACATTGGATAAACCTGATGAGGGATCTGTTGAGTTAAAAGGTACGACCATAAATAAATTGAATGGCGATTTATTGAGTACTTTCCGAAACCAGAATATAGGTTTTGTATTTCAGTTTCATCATTTGTTGCCGGAATTTAGTGCAATTGAAAATATTTGTATCCCGGCATTTATAGCCAAAACCAATAAAAAACAGGCTGAAAACAGGGCGTTTGAACTTTTAGATCTGTTCGGACTTAAAGATAGAGCCCAGCATAAGCCCAATCAGCTGTCTGGCGGTGAGCAGCAACGTGTAGCCATTGCAAGAGCGCTGATCAATAATCCTTCAATCATATTGGCCGATGAGCCTTCAGGGAATTTGGATTCTGAAAATGCGGCAGGATTACATCAGTTATTTGTTAGTTTGCGCGATAATTTCCATCAAACGTTTGTAATTGTTACGCACAATGAACACCTTGCAAAAACCAGCGATCGCGTGGTGAGCATGAAAGATGGTTTAATTGTATAAAAGCGAGGATTTAAGGATTATATGATTTTAGGAAGAATACGGACATCCAATCATGCTCTCATTCAAAACCCTCTCATTCACTAATTTTATTCATTCAATAATTAAATTTTGAAAATACTCATTACCAGCGGAAATAATGCGAAAGCTTTAAAGCTGATGAAAGCATTCCCAAGTCATTTTGTACTACTGGCCGATTATGGCGATGTACCCGGCATCATTACAGAAAAATATGCTTTTTCTTCCTTAGGCTTGTTAAATAAAGATAGCATAGCTCACATTTTGCTTAACTTTTGCATTACTGAAGGGATAGATTGCATCATCCCTTTACACGATTATGAAGTTGAGCCATTGGCTAAGTCTGCAGTGCTTTTTGGGGAGTATGGAATTCAGGTGCTTTTGCCTAATGCTGATGTAATTGCAGATTATTTACCCCAGGAAAAGCAATCTTTTCAAAATTTTGCAGTATATATCCATGGCGATTGTATTTATTCGAGCGGGGAAAATACTGTATCCCAGAAACTGTCATCATCATTTAATGGGGTATTCGGCTTTAACAATGTTAATGACTTAAAACTTTTTACAATTTAATATGGATGCCTATCAATACGTTCAGGATAAACAACTTGTTATTTTTGAGTTAGACAATGTGCTTTTTCCTGAAAAGGACTATCTGTTGCAGGTGTATTACCTGTTTGCACAGTTTATAGAATATACCGAGCAAAAAAATGCGCAGCCCATCATCAGCTTTATGCAGACTGAATATGAAAATAACGGAACAGATGGGCTTTTCGAAAAAACGGCTGAACAATTTGGGATTGATGAAAAATATAAATACAATTTCGATCTCCTGCATTTAAATGCCCGTTTGCCGCTTAAGCTCTTGCTTTTTAAAAATATGCTCGAGTTTATGCAGGAGCTTGTTGTAAACCGGAAGCAGATTTTTATTGTAACAGCCGGCAACCCGGAACAACAACTCAATAAAATTAAGCAAACGGAGTGGAACGGACTAGAGCAATACCTTACGGTATATTTTGTTGAGGAATTGGGCCAATCTAAAGCAGAAATTTTTCAGAACATACTAAACAGCAACAATTTATTGCCTAACCAAGCGTTAGTTGTTGGTGCAAATAAATTTGATGAGCAACAATCTAAATTAATTAATTTGCAGTATATTGTATCACTAGAAATTTACAAATAAATATGCTTAGAAAATTTATTTCACAAAACACATTTTGGTGTGCTTTGATCATTGTGGCTGGGCTTACAGCATCGTGTAAAAAGTCAAATAATAATAACCCTGATGCAAATATTGGTGGTGAGTCAAACCTGTTGCAAACTCCAACCAATGACCGGGCATTGCTGACTAAAGATTCGATTTTTTTATATGCCAAACAAACCTATTTCTGGAATGCAGGTATGCCTAATTACGATACGTTTAACCGAGACAATACAACTCTAACAATGCCATCATTGCAGCACTTAAGGCTTTACCCAGCACCGGAGGGAAAGATAAATATTCTTTTATTGATGATGGGACTGTAGCTGGCGAATTAGGTGGCGTAGCTGGAGATTTTGGCTTTTCGGTATTCTTTGCCAGTACGAATGATTTAAGGATCAAATATGTATATGCTGGATCTCCTGCCGGTGTTCAAGGCTTAAAGAGAGGTTATCAGATTACAAAATTAATGGTAGTACAGATATCAATACTACTGATGCAAGGATAGATTATATCGTGAATGCTATTTTTGGCACAAACCCAACGGTTACCATGACAGTTTTAAAACCAGATGGGACTAGTCAGGATGTAACGATAACCAAGGCGAGTTATAATATCAACCCGATACTTTTTACCAAAACATATACTATTGGTGTAAAAAAGGTGGGTTATATTGTATTCAATAGCTTTACCACTAATTCTGTTGCGCTATTGGATGCTGCATTTGCTCAGTTTGCAACGGATGGCGTTAACGAGTTGGTTGTTGATTTAAGGTACAACGGTGGTGGTTCGGTAGCCACATCAGAAGCCTTTACAAATTTAATTGCCCCTGCTTCTCAAAACGGAAAAGTAATGAATACCACATACTGGACTAAAACCATGCAGGATGGAGCCGCAACTATTTTACAAAATCAGAAATTTTATCAAACTGGTTCCGATGGCGTTAAACGAATGTTTTCAATGTTTGATTTAGATTATAAACCAACCCGGGCTGCATTTAATCAAGAAGTCTTTGCAAAACGTGGCTCATTAAATGGCTTAACCAGGGTTTATTTTATTGTAACCAGCGGCACCGCATCAGCAAGTGAGCTATTAATTAATAATTTAAAGCCTGTAATAGATGTTAAACTGATCGGCAAGAAAACTTATGGTAAACCTGTAGGCTTTTTCTCTATCCGTATTGATAAAAATGATTTATACATTCCACAGTTTGAAACCAAAAATCAATTAGATCAAGGGGGCTACTTTGATGGAATGGCAGTTGATAAAGATATTTTTGATGATGTAACCAAAGATTTTGGAGATCCAACAGAAAAATTATTGGCACAGGCCTTATACTATTCGGCGAATGGAAGTTTCTCTTCTTTGATTAAGGATAATACCATTAGCAGTACTTCACCACTATCTAAAACCCAGGTTGGAGATCTTTCTGATAAGTTGGACCACGAATTTAAAGGAATGGTTGAGACCAGAAAGCTGAATTTTAAATAATTAGCTATAAACTTTATCGAAATGGCCAGATTTGAACTACAAATCTGGCCATTTTTTTATAATTATTACACAAATCGAATAAATAAGAGTTGCATTTTTTCTAAAAAATTGATAAGCTTGTTTAACATTAATCGTTAAAGAGACACCATGCCAATAGAAATTGTAGAAAAGGAACATATCAGTTATTTAAATATCATCAATGCAAAGGAAGATCATTCCAATGAACTACAAACCAAACTTGAAGAAGCGCAAAGGCTAGGTAATGAATTTAAATCAAAAGCCGTCATTACTTTTAATACTACCATTGGTCCTAAACGTGTTGATACTACAGTTTGGGCAGTAACAGAGAAATATATACAGCTAAAAAACAATATTCATATTCCGTTAAAAAGTTTAATCGACATTGATTTTTAAGCTTGCTTTAAGGAAATAAATCATCCCGCATTTATTTAACCTTATCAGATCATGAGCATGCTCCATAAAATTGCCTTAACTTTTATTAAATCTATTGGTCCGGTAACGGCCAAAAACCTTCTTGCCTATTGCGGAAGTGCCGAAAATGTATTTTCTGCAAGCAAAAAACAACTTTTAAAAATCCCAGGTGTCGGAGAGAAAACAATTGAAGCCATTCGCAGTACTGATGCTTTGGTTAGGGCCAGACAAGAATTAGATTTTATCGAAAAACATGGGATAGAGGTATTGTTTTTTTCAGACGAGAAATATCCTAAAAGATTAAAGAACTGCATCGATTCGCCTATACTGCTTTATGCCAAAGGGACTGTTGATTTTAACCAGCAGCGCATCATCAGTATTGTTGGTACCCGTAATGCAACAAGCTATGGAAAAAATCTCTGTAAGGAATTATGTGAGGTTTTAGCGCCTTATAACGTTTTGATCGTTAGTGGCTTGGCTTATGGCATTGATGTAACCACCCATAAAGAATGTCTGGCAAATCATATTCCCACAGTTGGGGTACTTGGTCATGGCTTAGACCGGATGTATCCAAAAATTCATAAAGCGGTTGCTCAGAAAATGGTTTTGAATGGAGGCCTGCTTACCGAGTTTCCAATTATGACCAATCCCGATCGGCCTAATTTTCCGCAAAGAAACCGGATTATTGCAGGTATTGCAGATGCCACTGTTGTAGTTGAAGCATCAATAAAAGGTGGCGCCTTAATTACTGCAGAAATTGCTAATTCTTACAATAAAGATGTATATGCCTTTCCGGGTAGAACAAATGATGTTTTTTCAGAAGGATGTAATTTCCTGATCAAGACCAACAGAGCTGGATTAATCACTAATGCTAACGACTTGATTTATTATTTGGGCTGGGATGATGAAATAAAGGTTAAACATAATACTAAACAAACTACGCTGCAGTTAACGCTTACTCCTAACGAGCAGCGGGTTGTTGATGCCTTACAAAATGGTCAACTTTCCATTGATGAGCTTTGCGCTCAATTGAATATTCAGCAAAGTAAGCTGGCAATTATAATCCTTACATTAGAGATGCAGGGCGTTATTGTTTCTTTGCCGGGGAAAATATATAAACTCCTCTAAGGAAATTGAAATTGCATTTTACCCAATAATCAATCTATAATGCCTATCATAATTATAGATTATGTAATTAAATTCTTTTAAATTTTAATTTTCGAAATTATGTTTCAAATAAAATATAGTTTATAAAATAGTTAATGCCATTGCTTAATTTTGCGATATGTGGTACAATAATATTTTAGAAACTATTGGCAATACGCCATTGGTTAAATTAAATACAATAACAAAAGGAGTTCCGGGAACAATTCTGGCGAAAATAGAGACTACGAATCCGGGTAATTCAATTAAAGACCGTATGGCGGTTAAAATGATTGAAGATGCCGAGAAAAGCGGTAAGCTAAAACCAGGCGGAACAATTATAGAAGGAACATCTGGAAACACAGGTATGGGCCTGGCTATGGCCGCCATTATTAAAGGTTACAAATGTATTTTTACCACAACTGATAAACAATCGAAAGAAAAGGTAGATGCTTTACGTGCCTTTGGTGCCGAGGTAATCGTTTGTCCTACAAACGTTGAGCCAGAAGATCCCCGATCTTATTATTCTGTTTCTTCGCGTTTAGAACGCGAGGTTCCCAATTCATGGAAACCGAACCAGTATGATAATTTAGCCAACTCACAAGCGCATTATGAGCAAACTGGCCCTGAGATATGGGCGCAAACTGAAGGTAAAATTACACACTTGGTAGTTGGCGTAGGTACTGGTGGAACCATTTCTGGAACCGGTAAATATTTAAAAGAGAAGAATCCAAATATTAAAGTCTGGGGAATCGATACCTATGGTTCGGTTTTCAAGAAATATAAAGAAACAGGCATATTTGATAAGGATGAGATTTATCCATACATCACAGAAGGTATTGGCGAAGATTTCCTTCCGGCAAACGTAAATTTCGATGTGATCGATCTGTTCGAAAAAGTGACGGATAAAGACGCCGCTTTAATGACACGCGATATTGCACGTAAAGAGGGTATTTTTGTAGGTAACTCTGCCGGTGCAGCCATTGGCGGATTAATTCAGCTAAAAGATAAATTAAAGCCAGAAGATGTTGTTGTTGTTATTTTTCACGATCACGGCAGCCGATACATGGGTAAAATGTATAATGAAGATTGGTTGCGTGAACGCGGATTTTTACAGGACGAAAAATTAACCGCTAAATCTATCCTGGCTAAAAAAGAAAGCACGGAGATTGTAACACTTGATGCACAAAAATCGGTGCTCGAGGCCATCAATACCATTAAATCGATGAATATTTCTCAAATTCCGGTAACACAGCAGGGAATGATTGTGGGCAAAATTGCCGAAAGCGATATTTTATCAGCATTGCTTGAAAATCCAGGCTTAAAATCGGCGCCGATTTCAGAAATTATGACGGCTACTTTCCCGTTTGTTGATTTGAATACTTCTATTGATAAAATTTCTTCATTGATTAATAAAGAAAACTCAGCAGTGTTAGTAGAAGATGAAACCGGTAAGATCGAGATCATTACCCAGTATGATATTATTAATGCGATATCGGGGTAGGGGTGTTTAATTCCTGCGATTGTCCTCCTGAACTTGTTTCAGGATCTTTATCGCACGGAAGATGCTGATCCAGAAGACAACCTCCTGGTCGTCACCCTAATTTATTCAGGATCTTAATGTTAAGACTAATAGATGAAATAAATTTAGCATGATGATTCCCCTTAAAAGTGATCAAATAAAAAACGCCCGAGTAAAATTTTACTCGGGCGTTTTGGTGTTATGTTATTTTCACTTTAAGCTTTAGTCTTTCAACTTCTAGCTTAGTGGCTCGGTGCATCAGCGTTTACACGCTTAATCTGCGCGCCTAAGGCACGTAAACGGGTGTCGATATCCTGATAGCCACGTTCAATCTGTTCGATATTGTAAATGGTCGATTTGCCTTCAGCAGATAAAGCCGCAATTAATAATGAAACTCCAGCTCTAATGTCAGGAGAAGTCATACTGATTCCACGAAGTTTGTATTTTTTATCGATACCGTTAACCGTTGCGCGGTGCGGGTCGCATAGGATAATCTGAGCGCCCATATCGATCAATTTATCCACGAAGAATAAACGGCTTTCGAACATTTTTTGGTGGATTAAAACGTTTCCTTTTGCCTGTGTGGCCACAACCAGAACAATACTCAATAAATCAGGCGTAAAACCTGGCCAGGGAGCATCAGCAATGGTCAAAATCGAACCATCAATAAAAGTATCGATTTCGTAATGTTTTTGAGCAGGAACATAAATATCATCGCCTCGACGCTCTAATTTAATGCCCAGTTTTCTGAAAACCTCTGGTATTACACCCAGTTCATCATAACAAACATCTTTAATGGTAATTTCTGACTCTGTCATGGCAGCCATACCAATAAAAGAGCCAATTTCGATCATATCCGGCAACATTCTGTGCTCGGTTCCACCTAATACTTTAACGCCTTCAATGGTAAGCAGGTTAGAGCCAATGCCCGATATTTTTGCACCCATGCGGTTAAGCATTTTGCAAAGCTGTTGCAAATACGGCTCGCAGGCAGCGTTGTAAATGGTGGTAGTACCTTTGGCTAAAACAGCAGCCATTACAATGTTTGCCGTTCCGGTTACCGATGCTTCATCTAACAAAATGTAAGCACCCTGTAAATTGGTGGCATCTACATTAAAGAAAGCTTTTTTACTGTCGTAAACGAATTTTGCACCTAATTTTTCGAAACCGATAAAGTGTGTATCCAATCTTCTACGGCCGATTTTATCACCGCCCGGTTTCGGGATAGCTGCTTTACCAAAACGTGCCAACAATGGCCCAACAATCATAATCGAACCACGTAAACCACCACCTTTCGATTTAAAAGTATCAGATTCAAAGAAATTCAAATCAATATTTTTAGCTTCAAAGGTATAGGTATCTTTATTGATACGCTCAACGGTAACACCTAAATCGCCAAGTAATTCAATCAGTTTGTTAACATCCTTAATGTCGGGGATATTACTGATCGTTACTTTCTTTTCGGTAAGCAATACAGCTGATAAAATCTGTAAAGCCTCATTTTTGGCTCCCTGAGGGGTAATTTCGCCTTTTAATTTAATTCCGCCTGTTATTTCAAATGCGTTCATATTTTTTTCTTTTGCTAACCCGTTCGTCATGCCGAATTTATTTCAGCATCTATTTTAGTGATTCTGAATCAAGTTCAGAATGACACATGGTTATTAATATTTAGATTTATTGTTGTTGCGTTGACGGTTATTATTGTTGTTGTTGTTATTCTGACGGTTTTTTCCGTTGTTGTTATTATTGCTTCTGCCCCGGTTATTGTTATTATTATTGTTTTGACGAGGATTTTGCGCCCTAAATTCTACTTTGGCCAGGTTAACACCTTCATCAAGTGATAACAATCCACCAGAAAGGTACTTTAAGTCTTTAATAATCGTATCGTCGCTTACATTATCCTTATTCCAGGTAACATAAGCCATTTTCATAAAATTTGCGATGCTCTGAACCATTGCCTTCTTAATTTCGGCATTTTCTTCGCGCATGGCTTTTTCGATCAGGTTTTCAACTGTTTTACCATAATGTTTGTAGGTAATACGTTGTTGCGGATAGGCCAGAGGCTCTGGTTTAATGTAAGCATTTTCGATTAATGGCTTTGGGTACGGACTATCAACATCAATCTGGTAGCCAGAAATAATGTGCAGGTGATCCCAAAGTTTATGCTTAAAATCGGCAACATCACGTAAATGTGGTTGCAAAAAACCCATCAGGTCGATAACCGCCTGGGCATATTTATTACGTTCTTCAATGGTGGGCAATTCGCAGATATACTTCACCATGTTTTGTACGTTGCGGCCATATTCAGATAAAATTAAATGGCTACGCGTAGTATTATAGTCAAAACTCATGTTCAGATAAATTAATGGATAAATTTTCTGGCGATACGAATTATGAAATAACCAGAAGAGTATAGGTTATGAATTCACCGAAATGTCTATTGCCAGATTTTCGTTTTATATACTCAAAGGTAGTAAAAATATTTTATTTCAGGTATCCATACTTGATTTGAGATATTTTAAATTGATGCGATATTTTTTTGAAAATGTTCGTCAGTAGTTCTTGGGCCATTCAGTCCCGCTGTCCCTACTGCCGAAGAAAATCGGCATTCGTTCCCATCGGGTTTATTTAACTGTGGATTAGTGCTTGTCGGGAAAAACCTTTCCAGCGCCAAATAATATAACTAAGCCGTTTTAAGTATTTATGCAGTTGGCTGAAGCCAATCTGTAATGAATTTAGGTCTTAATGTTCTTAACGCCTTAATGATAAAATAAATCTAAACTTCATCACTATTTTTCGGGTAATCAAAAAACACCAGTTCTCCTGTTCCTTTACTTACCATTTGCCACGAATCAAAAGGAAAAGAAATTAACACCATGCCTGCAGTCGGAATGTTGTAAATATCGGCATCGCATAACTCGTTCGCGAAATCTGTAAAACCAGGATTATGACCAAATAGCACAACTTTATCTGCATCATCATTAAGACTATTAACCACTTTAAGCAGGGCTGTGGTATTGGCCTCGTAAATAGATTCTTCAAATTGAATGTGGTCTATATTATAGGCTTCTGCAAAATATTTGGCCGTAGATTTGGCTCTTTTCGCAGGGCTACTTACGATCCGATCTATTTTAAAACCTTTGTTGACTAGTCTTTCGGCCATTTCTGGTGCATTTTCTTTGCCACGTTTATTTAACGGACGGTCGAAATCTTTTAAATCTATATTTCCCCAATCCGATTTGCCATGGCGGACCAGAAGTAGTTGCTTAGCCATTTAGTTTCTCTTTAATTTTGTTTACAATTGTTTCAGGCTTAATTAAATCTATACAGTTTTCAACACCGCAGAGGCACGGTTTGTTTCCATAAATTGAATTTGGCCTTGAAGGGTGCTCAACCTGAATGCAGTCGTTTTCCAATTGTCCGTAACCCAAAAAGCCAGCGTAAGGATGTGTTGGCCCCCAAACAGATACTACAGGTACACCAGCCAGCGATGCCATATGCATGCCAGATGAGTCCATGCTTAACATTAGATCTAAGTTCGATATGATGGCAAGCTCTTCCGTTAAGTTAAAACTGCCGATTACATTATGAGCATTTTTGTACGTTTTTGTCCAGTTTTCGGCAACTGCTTGTTCTGTTTTACCACCACCAAATATGAAAAGTTCGTAACCCAGTTCGTTTAATAAGGCAATTACCTCTTCCATTTTTTCTAAAGCATATACTTTATAAACATGCTGTGCGAAAGGAGATATGCCTACTTTTTTAGTGGCTTTGTTAGCAAACAAATTTTGAGCATTTGCTGGAATTTCCTGTGGAGATTTTTCTATTTTATGGCTTAACTCAACGCTAAATCCCAATTCGCGGAAAACATCGGCATAACGCTCGACGGTTTTTCTCAGTGGTTTAAAAATCTTGTTATTGGTACGTGTTAATGCTTTTTTTTCCGCCCTTCCTTTATCTATCCGTCTAATTTTTGTTCCGGTTAAACGGAAGAAAGTAGAAATTGCCCTGCTTCTCAAATTATCGTGCAGGTCGGCTATTGCGTTTGGTTTATAACTGCGGAGTTCCTGATAGAGTTTGTATAATCCATCAATTCCTTTGTGAGCGGCTTTAGGCTGGATAGGGTGGAAGATGAGGCTGGGGATATGATCGAAAAAGGGTTTAAAAGCAGGCCGACTTACCATGATCAGCTCAACTGTTGGATTTTGCTCAGAAAATTCTTGTAAAATGGAAGCTACCATGGCCACATCGCCCATTGCTGAAAAGCGTAAAACAATAATTTTTTGGGTTGATGACATGACTTTTCGCTTTCAGCTTTGGCCTTTCTGCTTTCTATGCTTTATTATACAATACCGGATTTAAACTCGGATCATTGTACATTTTCATTTGTTTGTACACTCTCATGTATTTTTTGCCTGCTTCAATATCAGCCAATAACTCGTCGATACTGGTTGATAAATCTTCGCGCTGCGATAACAATACATTAAGCTTGGTTTGGCATTGTGCACGATGCTCGGCTGATGCACTTTCGCGTTCGGCCTCTTCCTGCATATGGTAAATTTTTAATGCCAGGATAGAAAGCCTGTCTATTGCCCATGCAGGACTTTCTGTATTGATTTTTGCATCTGGCAAAGCCGAAATTCCCTGATAAAGATTTAAGAAATAACCATCAATAAACTCAACCATATCGGTACGCACCTGGTTTTGTGCATCAATACGTCTTTTCCAGCTCAAACCTTCAACAGGATCAATCTGTGGGTTACGCACTACATCTTCCATATGCCATTGAGCGGTATCGATCCAGTTTTTAATATAAAAAAGATGCTCTAAACTTTCGGCATCATATGGGTTTTCAACCGGATGGTCAATATCATCAAACTTGTGGTAGTCTGTAATTACCTGATTAAATATGCGGTTGGCAATTTCACTTATCATGGGGCAAAGATATTAAATAGATTGATTTTTTCCTGCCGGGTTGATTACACAGATTTTAAGATTACACCGATTTATTTGTGAGATTTAAAACAAGACAGCTTAGGGCCTGTTTCCCTAAACCCTAAACCTTTCTACTATTAAAATACGCTGTTATTTCCTCCAAAGAAAAAGCATTTAAACATTTATCAGCACTTAAACCTCCTTTACGTGCTACCAGAATACCGTAATGCATGTCGTGGAAACCTTCGGTACGGTGTGCATCAGGGTTTACCGACAATAAAACGCCTTTTTCGAGTGCGTAACGGTGCCAGCGCCAGTCTAAATCTAAACGAAGCGGGTTGGCATTGATTTCGATCACGACTTTATTTGCTGCGCATGCATCAATAATTTTTTTATAATCTATCGGGTATCCGGCCCTGCTTAATAATAAACGACCCGTTGGGTGCCCTAAAATGGTGGTATATGGGTTTTCAATAGCTTTTAACAAACGTGCAGTTGCTTTTGCTTCGTCCATGCGTAAATTGCTGTGCACAGAAGCCACTACAAAATCGAATGTTTTTAAAATATCATCCGAATAATCCAATGAGCCATCACTTAAAATATCGCTCTCAATACCTTTGAAGATTTTAAAGGGAGCGAGTTTTTTATTTAACTCATCAATTTCCTGGTGCTGTGCAAAAACACGCTGTTCGTTTAAACCTTTTGCATAAACAGCGGTTTTGGAGTGATCGCAGATCCCTAAATACTGAAGATTTAAGTTTTCTTTACAATATACAGCCATTTGCTCCAGGGTATGTACACCATCACTCCAGGTAGAGTGGTTGTGCAAACTGCCCTTTAAATCTTCGTATTTAATTAAGGTAGGGAGTTTATTTACTTTCGCCAATTCAATTTCATCAAAATCTTCACGAAGCTCCGGTTCGATAAAAGATAAACCTGCTTTGCTGTAAATTTCTTCTTCGTTTGCGAAAGGTCCAGCGCCAGCTAAAGCCAATACTTTTTCAACATGTTCTGTATTTCCGGTTAATGTAAACCATTGTAAATAAAAATCAGCTTTTTCTACCACATCGATTTTTATTCTAAAACCTGCTTCGGTAGTACAGATAAAAGCATTTTCGGCTTCAATAAGCGAAAGTGGCTCGAAAGCAGGTAAGTTTTGTTTAAGGGCATCGATTTGTGCTGTACCAATTACGATTTCCAGCTCATCAATAATCTCACAGGCGCGGCGATACTGACCAGCGAAACCTAAAAGTGCATTGCCGTCAATTTTTGCAGTCCAATCAGAAAGTTGGGTAAATAATGTTTTAGCAAAACCTTCAACCTGAGCATATAAAAACCGCCCGTTGGCTGCGAGTTTAAATTCGATGGCATTTTTGATTTCTTCCTGGGTTTTTAACCCGAAACCCTTGGCTTCAATCAGGCGGTTTTCATTACAGGCATAATACAATTCACCTATACTTTCAATTCCTAAGGTACGCCAGATAATGAATATTTTTTTTGGTCCAATGCCCTTTATAGCCAGCATTTCTACTACACCTTCTGGTGTTTTTTCGAGAATTTCGTTAAGTTCTTTTAATTCTCCTGTTTGGAGAAGTTCTATGATTTTGGATGCCAGTCCTTTACCAATACCCTCAATTTTATCCAGCTCATCCAGAGGTTTGTCTTTTAAGGCAAAAGGCAGTTTATCTACTTTAAAATAGGCATTTGCAACTGATTTAATCTTGAAGGGATTTTCCTCATGCAGTTCCATAAGCTGCGATAACAGGCGTAAGGTGCGGGCGATGGTCTTGTTTTCCATAAGGGGTAAAATTAGGAAATAATGCCTCAAATTTTGACCAAGCTTATTAATTTCTAAACACAATTTTATTAAAGTGTTGTTTTACACTGATGAAATCTATAAAATTTGCCCTCCTGGGATTAAGTATGAGTGTGGCCGCATGTCAATCTGCCCACAAAACAGATCAGCACAAAAAAGATTCAATAAGTAATTTAGCATCTGCTACAGTGCAACCTGTTGATGAAAGGTTTTTGATTGTGGCTGGTCGTTCAGTAGGCGAAATCACACTCGGTGAAGACATGGAGCAGGTTGGGATAAAACTAGGGAGGCCAAATGCAGGTGATGCTGCAATGGGGAAAGCCTGGGGGATTTGGTATAGCGATGATTCGACAGGGAAACACCCAAACGAAATTGCCATTTATTCTTCTTATCGTGATACCAGTATGCTTGTAAAAGATGTAAAACAGATCCGGATTACCTCTAATAAATTTAAAACGCAAGATGGTTTGTCAACAGGTTGCACTTTGGAAGATACGAAATTGAAATTTTCAACTATCGAAAAACTCTCTGCTTACTTAAACGAAGAGAAAGATACCGTACTGGTTTATGACGATAAAAAAGATGGAATTGGTTTTGAATTTTTAAAGGGGAAAAGCATTTCTTTAACCGTTCATCCGGCAAATACTCCGGTTAATACAACTTATTTAACGCTGCACCCTGAGTGGAAACTAATCAAGTAGGGAAGGTGTAAGATAGGAAATGGATGAT
The nucleotide sequence above comes from Pedobacter riviphilus. Encoded proteins:
- a CDS encoding glycosyltransferase family 9 protein; its protein translation is MSSTQKIIVLRFSAMGDVAMVASILQEFSEQNPTVELIMVSRPAFKPFFDHIPSLIFHPIQPKAAHKGIDGLYKLYQELRSYKPNAIADLHDNLRSRAISTFFRLTGTKIRRIDKGRAEKKALTRTNNKIFKPLRKTVERYADVFRELGFSVELSHKIEKSPQEIPANAQNLFANKATKKVGISPFAQHVYKVYALEKMEEVIALLNELGYELFIFGGGKTEQAVAENWTKTYKNAHNVIGSFNLTEELAIISNLDLMLSMDSSGMHMASLAGVPVVSVWGPTHPYAGFLGYGQLENDCIQVEHPSRPNSIYGNKPCLCGVENCIDLIKPETIVNKIKEKLNG
- a CDS encoding SixA phosphatase family protein, translating into MAKQLLLVRHGKSDWGNIDLKDFDRPLNKRGKENAPEMAERLVNKGFKIDRIVSSPAKRAKSTAKYFAEAYNIDHIQFEESIYEANTTALLKVVNSLNDDADKVVLFGHNPGFTDFANELCDADIYNIPTAGMVLISFPFDSWQMVSKGTGELVFFDYPKNSDEV
- a CDS encoding DUF4254 domain-containing protein, whose amino-acid sequence is MISEIANRIFNQVITDYHKFDDIDHPVENPYDAESLEHLFYIKNWIDTAQWHMEDVVRNPQIDPVEGLSWKRRIDAQNQVRTDMVEFIDGYFLNLYQGISALPDAKINTESPAWAIDRLSILALKIYHMQEEAERESASAEHRAQCQTKLNVLLSQREDLSTSIDELLADIEAGKKYMRVYKQMKMYNDPSLNPVLYNKA
- the murA gene encoding UDP-N-acetylglucosamine 1-carboxyvinyltransferase encodes the protein MNAFEITGGIKLKGEITPQGAKNEALQILSAVLLTEKKVTISNIPDIKDVNKLIELLGDLGVTVERINKDTYTFEAKNIDLNFFESDTFKSKGGGLRGSIMIVGPLLARFGKAAIPKPGGDKIGRRRLDTHFIGFEKLGAKFVYDSKKAFFNVDATNLQGAYILLDEASVTGTANIVMAAVLAKGTTTIYNAACEPYLQQLCKMLNRMGAKISGIGSNLLTIEGVKVLGGTEHRMLPDMIEIGSFIGMAAMTESEITIKDVCYDELGVIPEVFRKLGIKLERRGDDIYVPAQKHYEIDTFIDGSILTIADAPWPGFTPDLLSIVLVVATQAKGNVLIHQKMFESRLFFVDKLIDMGAQIILCDPHRATVNGIDKKYKLRGISMTSPDIRAGVSLLIAALSAEGKSTIYNIEQIERGYQDIDTRLRALGAQIKRVNADAPSH
- a CDS encoding DUF4290 domain-containing protein, which codes for MSFDYNTTRSHLILSEYGRNVQNMVKYICELPTIEERNKYAQAVIDLMGFLQPHLRDVADFKHKLWDHLHIISGYQIDVDSPYPKPLIENAYIKPEPLAYPQQRITYKHYGKTVENLIEKAMREENAEIKKAMVQSIANFMKMAYVTWNKDNVSDDTIIKDLKYLSGGLLSLDEGVNLAKVEFRAQNPRQNNNNNNNRGRSNNNNNGKNRQNNNNNNNNRQRNNNKSKY